TAAAGGAATCTTGTATTCGCAACACTAAGCAACGGATCATaacttgaaaaatgtgtaaattggGGCACACCAGGTACCACCGTATGTAACAAGCCTCTTTAACTGTTGAGAAAGTTATGTCAAGCACTGAAAAGGTTAAAAGGCAGTGGACTGACCGTCTGGGTGTCGTCCTCAAAAACTTCTCTGGCTTCTTCGTAGTCGCAGATCTCCTCACGGCATTCCCTTTCCAGGTTGCCTTGCTTGAGTTCCTCCAAGAATCCAGAGTTTGCGCGGCGCCATCGGCTCAGCACGGCGTCGGCCTCCCGCTTTTCCACAAACACTTACGCCATACACACAGAATATACTTAAGAGTCCAATGATGGTTCGCAAACTTTTTTAAGCACGTTGAGGTTTGTAAAAGATCATCCAGCGCCTTGCGTCATTAGCACGCAAGCTGAGTGTGAACAGGTAGGAATTGATGGCGAGGTGTCCATAGAATTGACAACTGTAATTCCAATACAATTGTTACATTTGTGTTTGCTTTGTTCAAGAAACATACCGTACCTTCAGCTGCAACAATGGCGAACAGCAGAAGCGACAAAATGCAGCTCCTTTCCAACATGATGTCCGGCGCTCAACTTCCAAAAGTCAAATTTTAGTTCTGCTTATAGGAGAGGCCGAAGCTTTAAACAATACCCTCGGATGACCTTGACGACCCTCGGACTTGGCAAAACAAACacgttctgattttttttttttttttttcatcaggtcTGCAAACAAACCAGAGGGCAAATGGCCCTGGATTTTTCTCTCCTGAAAACGTGTGGCAGAAGTACAGTATCACATTACCAAAATGTTGGCAGAACATGTGCCCGTCATGAAGGTGTGCCGCTTTAGTTCGTCATACCACAGACTGATTAATTAGCCTTTGCAGATTCTTAATTGGCCAAGTTGATACGTTTGAAGAACCGAGCTTGATACAAGCAGGTAGTAGCGCCATGCTAATTCGAGGATTTTGAAGGCTCACTCATAATAAATGTATGGTTGGAATCTTGGCTCAGACTTTTCAGCTATTCACGTCAGGTTTGCTGTGTGAGGATCTTCCcgtgtttgcttttgtttttccttgtgtaatgccactctgttttccttccacatcccaaacgTATGCTTGTAAATTCACCCAAGACTAAATCatgggtcaccaacctttttgaaaccgAAAGCTACTTCTTGGGTAGCCTACTGATTAATGTGAAGGGCTACCATAATTATCATTCTAAGGTTGTTATTTTATGTGGAGACATTGCTCGTGCTAATGATTTCTCACAATAATTATGAAAGATTATCAATATACGACACTTTATTTCTATGAGTTTGCCAGTGttagttttcattttcaaatgatcacttctACCACATAACtagaaaatcacaatgtcccatcactggttagctatttttaagaacaagtcTGTGTGCTGGCTATGTGATCCTTGGGGGCCATGTGGTGCCCACTGGTACCGTGTTGGTGAAGACTCCTTAAAATTGTGTGGTTGCATGTGTAAGTGTTTATCCATCTACAGTTACAGGTCCAGTTCAAGGTGGACGGTctaagttagctgggataggctccaactcaccTGAGACCCTAAAGAGGCTACTGTCGTAGGGACAGAGCCCTGCTGTGGACTTtggagaaccccccccccccccccagtaaaTCATACCCCTTAAAATAGATGTAATTGCCGACATTAAAGGTAGAGTATGCGGTTTTTAAACTGCGAGCAAGTTTTAAAGAATCCCCATACAGACGGCAATGATATACATCTCATTATcccaatgaaaaaaacaattcatatCCAATTTTATTTCGGGGGTAGCGCATTGTGGCCACATATTTGACATATGCCAGAACCGATCTCGTGGCATCTTGGAGCATTTCAGAAAGATCATAAAAATCATAAATGGTCTCGGTGAGGTTTTCAGCAGGGAACTCCAGGCAGGCtccacagaagaaaaacaaaagcagtaaACCATAAATATGCTTAGAATTTCTGTAAATTtttaggaaaatgaatgaatggtcttaaaatgtctttttttgacTGCTGACTAAAAACAGGAGAGAGTAAAAATGCTTTTGTGCatgataaaaatgtgaaatgataaaGGCGGGAACTAACGTAAGCGCTCAGTTGGTTAGGTTGTACAACGGAAGTTGTGTGCTGTTTATGACTTGTAGTAGTGAGGCAGTGTGGTTGTGTATCCATTTCAGGTAGTTGGAGACCCGCGTATAGATGCCGTAGTGCCCCGGCCGTGAGCAGCCTTTCCCCCAGCTCACAATGCCCAGCAGGAACGTGGTGTTCTTGTACTGTGTCACCAGGGACCCGCCACTGTCGCCTTTACACGAATCCCCCCGTCCCGTAAGGTATCCGGCGCAAAACATGTTTTCTGTGAGCTGCACGCCACTTTCCTGGACGCACTGCTGCGTACGTATGCGAGGCACCGTGAGGCGGCGCAGCAAATGTGAGGTGGGGCCGTTTTCGGCTCGCCGCCCCCAACCGCTCACTGTGTGCATTCTGATGGCCCACAGATCACGATCAGCCAAAGTCTTTGTGGGCAGGCAGACCGGGACGGCGTATGGCGTGTATACCACGGGTGAGGCCAGTCGCAGCAGGGCGATGTCATTGTCAGCTGTCTTCTTTTCGTAGAGCTCATGCATGAGGATTTCAGACACCTGGATGACCTGCTCTGTTCCCTCCTCCACTTGAGTGTTGTGCTCACCTGACATATAGGAAGCAAAACAGAGAGCACTATAAACTGTAAATCAGGCTATAAATCAAAAGACACAGTGTGATATCACGAGTGATAGGAAGTAAACAAGAACAAATATGTCGTTACTGCACTCAAATTGATTTTTCAGGTATCTTTACTTGACTACAGTAGTGGTACCTTGATGGCACCAATATCTTGACTGCCCCAATGAAGGCTTTCCAGTTGCAAGCTCTCGCATACTCGATTTAATTTCTTTGTGTTGCGAGGCGAACTGTTCGAGTATGCGCGACCTTTAGCTATATTGTATTGCACCTCAAGTTACATGAAAAAAGAGCTTTGTAGGcagaattctttcccattcttcttCGATGTATAACGTCTGTTGCTCaacagatccttttctcctaGAATCAttctgatttttaattttacaaaaccGATTCTGGTTTGGGCAAGTCAGACAACATCAgacttttccactttgtgtcAACCCATCTCTGATGAGATCAGGCCCAGAGAAAACTGCAGCATTTTTGCgtgttgttgctttttctttgcatgGTAgggttttaacttgcatttgtagATGTGATGACAGACTGTGAGAACTGACAAAGATTTTCCTGAGCTCATGTGACAATATCCTTTACACAATGATACTGCTTTAAAATGCAGTGCTACATGTGAGGAATCAAAGACCTTTTTGGCCTTGTTTCTTACATGCAGAGATTTCCCCAGATTCCATCATTTGCTGCTCTTCTGGAACATAAATCGTGAAACTTTTATGTTCCCTTGCAATTGGTTACTGACAAATGTTTCGAAACTGTCGGACTATTTGCTCACACGGTTGTTACAAAAGTGGTGACCCTTGCCCCGTTTttgcttgtgaacaactgcGCTTTACGGGGATTTTCCTTTTTGCCCAATCGTGACACTCAGCTAATTCCAATGAACCTGTTTCATGTATGGAAATTTCCAAACTGGTGTATTTTGAACATTCCTTAAATCTCCCCATCTTTTGTTACCCCTCTCCAGCTTTTTGGAACGCGTTGTAAACaaagatgaatgaaaaacactaATTTAAATGCATGTAGAACTCAATGCGTGGAAAAATCTttacgtgtgtatatatatatatatatatatatatatatatatatatatgggaaTATTGACAAAGGAGTTTCTACCTCATGACTTTGTTGAAAGACTGTGCCGTCCTCTGCCTGGCATCCTAACCTGTGCCGTTTTGCATTCGAACAGTATGACACCATTCGTGGTTTGGGGCCTGCCTCCACTTGGAGGATAAGTTGTTAAATTTTGACACTAAACTCAGGCTAGTCTCTCTTAACTAAACCTTGCTACTTGATCTGAAAAAGCGGTGGATTGTCTTTCGAAGACAACCAGAACGGGCCACTTGTAATGGACTCGCAGGCCTAAAAGAACAGGCCAACATGTTGATGGCTTGGTTGCCCCGCCCACAGCTTGACCCAGAAGATATTCAGCGACTTTTACCTGCAACCACATTTAGAAATTGGATGTCAGCATCCTCGAGGCAGTGAGATGCTGTGAGGATCCACATGGGTTCAATGATTACTCCGCCACAGAAACCATTGCCTTTATAAACCAGCAACACCTACAGAAAACCGAGAATTATGTTTAAGAGAACATGACCTACAAGAAGTATAAAGTATGCATGCTCATGTGCAGTTGACTGTGAAAATTTTGTGTCCCATCAAAGCAGCGTACCTGCCAGGGGCATTCACCTTTGGGACACTCATTTCCACTCACAATCCGAGCCCGAGGGTCAAGCTGGTTGGCTCTGTTTGGATCCTGGGGGGCTAGGGTCACGCCGCACGGTATTGAGTCTGAAGGAAGGATATTATGTACTTTGGAGGACATTTCACATGACGCATACATTGTACTTCTGTTCTCCACACCTAAAAATAAACCCTTCCGTGTCATTTGACCAAGGAAGAGCCAGATTAGAGGGTCTTCAAGCATGATGGCCCTTTTTCAGGTCACGGCAcagctggtgtgttttggatcgtaGTTGTTGCAAAACCCCATGTTTTATGTAAATTacacatttaacagtgtttCCTCTGTGATTTTAGTCAGTGTTTATCAGTGGCCCAACACTACGTCTGTCCGCAATAAAGCTCAGCGTGAAATATTACTTCCAGCTGATCACATCTGGATTCACTTTTCAAATAGCTGTATTATCAAAGACAACTTGAATGTACCAAATAGCTCTTCCGTCACCTTTGGCCATGCAGGTCCGGCCGTCGGTGTTCAGGGAGTATCCATTTGCACAGGAGCAGTTGAGTCTTACGCCCCTCTCGTCTCCATCACAGAAGTGCTCACAGCCTCCATTCTCTAGCAGGCATGTGTCTGGCCCCACCCGATCATCTACAGAAGGCAAATGATGGTTAGTCATTCGGAACTTCGGAGCCAAGAGGCTT
This DNA window, taken from Syngnathoides biaculeatus isolate LvHL_M chromosome 2, ASM1980259v1, whole genome shotgun sequence, encodes the following:
- the LOC133507435 gene encoding coagulation factor VII-like: MASTTCLSVFVSLLVVFIWTSLASVFLDPDEARNVLVRTRRFNSGWLEELQKGDLKRECLEEKCTYEEAREVFEHQVATDEFWKTYNIPDSCESSPCLNGGSCSVLAESYNCLCPPHFSGLNCEHDDRVGPDTCLLENGGCEHFCDGDERGVRLNCSCANGYSLNTDGRTCMAKDSIPCGVTLAPQDPNRANQLDPRARIVSGNECPKGECPWQVLLVYKGNGFCGGVIIEPMWILTASHCLEDADIQFLNVVAGEHNTQVEEGTEQVIQVSEILMHELYEKKTADNDIALLRLASPVVYTPYAVPVCLPTKTLADRDLWAIRMHTVSGWGRRAENGPTSHLLRRLTVPRIRTQQCVQESGVQLTENMFCAGYLTGRGDSCKGDSGGSLVTQYKNTTFLLGIVSWGKGCSRPGHYGIYTRVSNYLKWIHNHTASLLQVINSTQLPLYNLTN